The Marinifilum sp. JC120 genome segment GTTGCCGCGGTTACAACGTCATGAAGGGGTACTACAACAACCCCGAAGCCACCAATACCACTATTGATGTGGATGGCTGGCTCCATTCAGGCGACCTCGGAACCATGGATGAGGAAGGATATGTTGATGTTACCGGACGTCTCAAGGATATGATTATCCGTGGCGGCGAGAACATTTACCCCCGTGAAATTGAAGAATTCCTGTACACCATGGATGGTATCCTTGATGTACAGGTGGCCGGTGTCCCAAGTGTAAAGTTCGGGGAGCAGGTCGGGGCTTTTATTATCCTCAAAGATGGCGTGGAGATGACCAAGCAGGATGTAATCGACTACTGCCGGGGTCAGATTGCCCGCTACAAGATTCCTAAGTTCATCACTTTCCTTGACGCTTACCCCATGACCGCAAGCGGCAAGATTCAGAAATACAAACTCCGGGATATGGCCGCAGAGTTGTACCCCGACGCATAAAAACGCAAAGGAGGCTTTGCTTTTGCAGAGCCTCCTTTTTTTATAAATAAATTTATCGCCAAAGGCGGCGAAGCCGAAGTAAAAGGTTTTGGGATTCTTAAACCCTTTTGCAAAAGGGTTTAAGCCGCCGGAGGCAAATGGAGGCATCATGAGTAACGAACAGGCTTATAAGGAAATTGCACCGAGGCTGGCGGGCCTGCGTGATGCAATGGACATGAGTGTTGAAGAACTGGCCGAGAAGGTAGGGGTTACCCCTGAGCGTGCCGCGCAGTACGAATCCGGTACTGTAGAGATCCCGGTCAGTTACCTGATGGATGTGGCTCACCTTTGCGGAGTCAGCCTGACTGTGCTGATTTCCGGCAGCGAGGCCCATTTGACCAACTACGCACTGGTGCGCAAGGGCAAAGGGCTTAATGTAGACCGCCGCGAGGACTACGATTACAAGAACCTTGCATCCACATTTGTGGGTCGCCGTATGGAACCTTTCATGGTTGAAGTTCCGTCCAAAGAGGTTTCCGATATGAATTTCACTACCCATCGCGGGCAGGAGTTCATTTACGTGCTCGAAGGACGCCTTGAGTTGAGACTCGACGATTCCATTCTCGAACTTGAAGAAGGCGATTCCCTTTACTTTGATTCCAATACTCCCCACGCCCTGCGAGGTCTTGACGGCAAATCCGCACGTATGCTGGACGTCATTCTCTAGCAGGTCGCCTTTAACGCGCTGAAGAAGCTTCTTTCAAGCGCACGCGGCCTGCGGTAAAAAGCACGGTTTTTACATTTGAGGATTTAACGTCAACTAACAGCAATGGGATGCTTCTGCATCCTCCGTGGAGATATAAGACAATGGAAAAGCAGAAATACGGCTCTTACGAAGAGTTCTGTGCCGAATATAAGACCGAAGTTCCTGAAAATTACAATTTCGCCTTTGATTGCGTGGATGTGATCGCCGCAGATGACCCCAAGCGTCTGGCCATGATTCACATCGGACCGGACGGCACCCGCACTGAAAAAGATTTCGACTTTTTTTCCAAAAAGTCAGCACGCCTTGCCAATGCACTGAGTAAGGCCGGGGTAGAGAAGGGCGACCGGATTATGGTCATCCTTTACCGTCGCATTGATTGGTGGGTGACCATGCTGGCCTGCCACAAGATCGGAGCTGTACCTGTTCCTTCACCCAACCTGCTTACTGTGAAGGACATTGAGTTTCGGGTGAATTTTGCCAAGATCAAGGGCATCATTGCCGAGGATTCAGTGGCTGACCGTGCTGAAGAAGCACGCAAAAGCTGTTCTTCGCTTCAGGTGATGGTTCAGGCCGGAGAAAGCGAATTGCATGACGGTTGGCTTGATTTCGAAACCATCTGTGACGAAGTTTCCGATTCTTTCCCTCGCCCATCTGATTGCGCAGGTGGTGACGATTCTCTGCTCATCTTCTTTTCTTCCGGTACTACCGGACAGCCCAAGATGGTCGAGCACACTCATAACTATCCGCTGGGTCACTATGTGACCGGAGCTTACTGGCATGACCTTGAGCCCGGTGACGTTCATCTGACCCTTGCCGATACAGGCTGGGGTAAGGCTGTCTGGGGTAAGTATTACGGTCAGTGGATGGCTGGTGCTGTTGTTTTTGTCTGGGATTTCCGCGGCAAGTTCGAACCTTCCGAGCTGCTCAGGGTTTTGGCCGAGAACAAGGTTACCACCTTCTGCGCACCGCCTACAGTTTACCGTTTCATGATCCGCGAAGATCTTTCAAAGTACGACCTTTCCGCGCTCAAGCATTGCACCACCGCAGGTGAGTTGCTTAACGCTTCAGTGTTTGAAGCATGGAAGGAAGCCACCGGACTGCCTCTCTACGAAGGTTACGGTCAGACCGAATCTGTGCTTCAGATTGCAACTTTTCCCAACATGAAGCCCAAACCGGGCTCCATCGGCAAGCCCTGTCCGGGTTGGGAACTTGCCCTTATTGATACTGAAGGCAATCTTTGTTCCCCCGGTGAAGAAGGCCAAATCTGCGTTAAACTTGATCCCCGTCCCGTGGGTTTGTTTACTGGATATCTCGACGAACCGCAGAAGACTGAGAATGTCATGGTCGACGGTTACTACCAGACCGGGGACAAGGCTTGGATGGACGAGGACGGCTATTACTGGTTCCTCGGACGTACCGATGACTTGATCAAAAGTTCCGGTTACCGCATCGGACCCTTTGAGGTCGAATCCGCATTGATCACTCATGATGCAATTGTAGAAGCTGCCGTAACGGGTGTGCCCTGCGATGTGCGCGGTCAGGCTGTTAAGGCCACCGTCGTTCTTGCTCCTGAATATGAAGCTGGCGATGAGTTGACCAAGGAATTGCAGAATCACGTCAAGAAGGTCACCGCGCCTTACAAGTACCCGCGCGTCATCGATTACGTGAAAGAGCTGCCCAAGACCATCAGCGGCAAGATCAAGCGAGCCGAGATCCGTGCCAAGGATGAGGCTGACGCTAAGGCTTAAGAAGAATGCCTCCGGCGGCCCTACCGGGAGTCCCTCCGGGGGCTAAAACCCTTTGAAAAGGGTTTTAGAATCCCAAACTTTTTTAGTTGGGCTTCGCCGATTAGTTTATAAAATATGTCTAGCAAAAAGCCTGCAATATCTTTCGAGATATTGCAGGCTTTTCTTATTTTTTAGTCTAGAAAAGTTATATGCGAAGCTTATTAGAAGGTTTTGAAGGGTTGGGGTCTGGGGAAGGGAAACTTTTACAAAAGTTTCCCTTCCCCAGCCGCCGGAGGCATCAAAAAAGTCTTTGACCTGTCTATAACTTCATAGTTCATGTTAGGTTCATGGCATAGCTATGCATGGAGTTAATTATGGTTAAAACATCATCAGGTTTGACTGTGGGGCGGCTGGCCAAGAAGTACGGCCTTTCGCGTAGCACGCTGCTTTATTATGATTCAATCGGGCTGCTTGCTCCGTCCAAACATATGAAGGGTGAATATCGTTCATATGGCGAGGAAGAGGAAAAGCGGCTGGCCCAGATCTGCCATTACCGCAAGGCCGGGATACCGCTTAAGGAAATCAAGGTGATTCTTGATTCTCCGGTGAGCGGCATAACCGGGGTGCTGGAAGCGCGGCTCAAGGAGCTTAATGAGGAAATTTCCTCGCTCCATGAGCAGCGGGAGTTCATTTCCGGGATATTGAAAAGTTCCCCGGATGTGCAATTCGCAAAGATGGACAAGGCTGCGTGGACTGAAGTGCTGCGTTCTTCCGGGTTCAGTGAAAAGGATATGGAAGAATGGCACAAAGCCTTTGAGCGCACCCACCCGGACAGGCATCAGCAGTTTCTGGAATATTTGCAGATACCTGACGATGAAATACGCTTGATCCGCAAATGGTCGGCAGGACCACAACGGATACAGAAAATACAAAAAGCGAGTGAGAGATATATGGAATTATTTTTTGAATTTTTTTCGACACTTTCCAGACTGGGACCGGGCAGTAGTGAGACAACTAGACGGGCTTTGTCATGCGTGAGCGGATTAGCGGACAATGCGCAGGTGCTTGATGTGGGTTGTGGAACTGGTTTGCAGACCCTCGCCCTCTGTGACGGTACGGACTTCGCGGTGACAGCTGTGGATAATTGGCAGCTTGCGCTGGATAAGCTGACAATAAGTGCTGAAAATGCCGGGTTTGCGCAGCGCATTACAGTGCAGCAGGGTGATATGAATGAGCTGGACTATGCGCCCGGTTCTTTTGACCTGATCTGGAGCGAAGGCGCAATTTACCTGATGGGTTTTGAAAACGGAATTTCCAAATGGAAAGAATTCCTGAAGCCCGGTGGTTGGATAGCCGTTAGCGAAATGACTTGGACGACAGAAGAACGACCCGAAGAAGCCGCAGAGTTTTGGAATGAAGGTTACCCGGAAATGAAATCCACTGCCGAGAATATTGCCATTCTTGAGCAGCAGGGCTTTGAAGTTGTAGAGCATTTCGTCGTTCCGCAAGCGGATTGGTGGGATGTTTTCTATAGGGATATTGCCGAGGCTGTCCCCGTATTCATTGAAAAGCATAGTGGTTCTGCCGAAGCGCAGGCTGTTGTGGATAGCAATGAAAAGGAAATGGAAATTATGCGTAAGTACCATGATTACCTTGGATATGTTTTCTACATTGCCCGTAAGAAATAAATAAGCAGAAGTGATCTATAGATTAATATAAACCGCAACC includes the following:
- a CDS encoding XRE family transcriptional regulator encodes the protein MSNEQAYKEIAPRLAGLRDAMDMSVEELAEKVGVTPERAAQYESGTVEIPVSYLMDVAHLCGVSLTVLISGSEAHLTNYALVRKGKGLNVDRREDYDYKNLASTFVGRRMEPFMVEVPSKEVSDMNFTTHRGQEFIYVLEGRLELRLDDSILELEEGDSLYFDSNTPHALRGLDGKSARMLDVIL
- a CDS encoding acyl-CoA synthetase, coding for MEKQKYGSYEEFCAEYKTEVPENYNFAFDCVDVIAADDPKRLAMIHIGPDGTRTEKDFDFFSKKSARLANALSKAGVEKGDRIMVILYRRIDWWVTMLACHKIGAVPVPSPNLLTVKDIEFRVNFAKIKGIIAEDSVADRAEEARKSCSSLQVMVQAGESELHDGWLDFETICDEVSDSFPRPSDCAGGDDSLLIFFSSGTTGQPKMVEHTHNYPLGHYVTGAYWHDLEPGDVHLTLADTGWGKAVWGKYYGQWMAGAVVFVWDFRGKFEPSELLRVLAENKVTTFCAPPTVYRFMIREDLSKYDLSALKHCTTAGELLNASVFEAWKEATGLPLYEGYGQTESVLQIATFPNMKPKPGSIGKPCPGWELALIDTEGNLCSPGEEGQICVKLDPRPVGLFTGYLDEPQKTENVMVDGYYQTGDKAWMDEDGYYWFLGRTDDLIKSSGYRIGPFEVESALITHDAIVEAAVTGVPCDVRGQAVKATVVLAPEYEAGDELTKELQNHVKKVTAPYKYPRVIDYVKELPKTISGKIKRAEIRAKDEADAKA
- a CDS encoding methyltransferase domain-containing protein; the encoded protein is MELIMVKTSSGLTVGRLAKKYGLSRSTLLYYDSIGLLAPSKHMKGEYRSYGEEEEKRLAQICHYRKAGIPLKEIKVILDSPVSGITGVLEARLKELNEEISSLHEQREFISGILKSSPDVQFAKMDKAAWTEVLRSSGFSEKDMEEWHKAFERTHPDRHQQFLEYLQIPDDEIRLIRKWSAGPQRIQKIQKASERYMELFFEFFSTLSRLGPGSSETTRRALSCVSGLADNAQVLDVGCGTGLQTLALCDGTDFAVTAVDNWQLALDKLTISAENAGFAQRITVQQGDMNELDYAPGSFDLIWSEGAIYLMGFENGISKWKEFLKPGGWIAVSEMTWTTEERPEEAAEFWNEGYPEMKSTAENIAILEQQGFEVVEHFVVPQADWWDVFYRDIAEAVPVFIEKHSGSAEAQAVVDSNEKEMEIMRKYHDYLGYVFYIARKK